Within the bacterium genome, the region TCAGATTGTGCGCCGAGTGGCCGATAGATGGGTGGGGTTTGAATATTCACAACTTTTGCAAAAGGCTTTCGGTAAGAGCAATCTATCTGCTGGAAGAGTTCAAACACCTGTTCTTGGGTGGATTATTGAAAGGGAAAAACTGGTTAAACAAAAGATTTACAGGGTAGGTATTGAAATTTCTAAGGACCAAAGAAAGTTTTCAGTAGATATAGATTTTGAAGACGAAAGGGAGGCGAAAAAGTTTTTCCAGAAACTTGATTTGGTGGAGATAAGCATAAAGGAAGAGAAGGAAGAAGTTAAGAATCCTCTACCTCCTTTCAGAACCGATACGATGCTCAAAGAAGCCAGTGACAAGTTCAAATTCTCTTTGCCAAAAACAATGGAACTTGCGCAGGACCTTTTTGAGCTCGGTTATATTACTTATCACAGAACCGATTCCACAAGGGTTTCTGATGTGGGTATGGGAGTTGCGAGGGAATTTATAGAAGAAAATTTCGGTAAGGGGTATTTTCACCCGAGGAGTTGGGGCGAGGGGGGAGCCCATGAGTGCATAAGACCAACCAGAGCTATAGAAGTTGAAGACTTGAGGTCTTTAATTTTGAGCGGACAGTATGAAACATTAAGTTTTGATCATTTAAGGCTTTATGAACTCATCTTTAACAGGTTTATTGCTTCCCAGATGAGACCCATTAAGGTAAAGGTTAAAGTAGCGGAAGTTAAAGCCTTAGATAGAAAGGTTGAGAAAACTCTGGTTACAGAAGTGCTGGAGGATGGTTGGAATAAGGTTCAGCCTTTGGAACTTCATCCTGATATTTATGGGAAAGTAGATGTGCAAAACGCAAAAACGATGAAAATGCTGCCCAAAGCTTATCCTTTTACACATGGAGAACTGGTCTTTACGATGAAAGAGAGGGGTATAGGAAGACCTTCTACTTATGCGACGATAATCGCGAAGCTTATAGAAAGAAGGTACGTAGTAGAAAAAGGGGGATATCTATTTCCAACTCCTATGGGTAAGAGGGTCTATTACTTTTTGAATAGTTTGGAAGGGGTAAAGAAGTTTCTTTCCGAGGAATTTACAAGGGTTTTGGAAGAGCTTATGGATCAAGTGGAAGTTGGAAAGAAAGAGTATCGGGAGATTTTGATTGACCTTTACAGGGAGATAAGAAGTGAGAGGCGGGATTGATTCCAGGAATTTTTGCATTGAATGGGTGTGGAAGATTGTTAAGATTTTTTGAGACACTTTAGCAGTTTTTGGAATCGCTAAAAGTTCATTAAATCAAGGATTTTAATCATCAATCCTTTACTTTAAAATTTTCTCGTTTTTTTTATTTAGCTAACATTTCTTATAAGGTGCCCGATGCGGGAGATATCCTTAAATTTCCATTATTTTGTTTCTTCCGAGTTTTAGGTCCGTGTCATCGCCCTGATTCTCTTTTCAGCTTCTTCTGGGGTGATTTCACCGCGTTCCAACTGCTCTAAAATCTCGGAGATTTTATCCTTTGAGACCGCCGGTTCTATCCCTATTTTTTTCAGAAATTCTTCAAATCTCTGTCGAGCAGTTGGATATGATATTTTCAGGATTTTTGCTACCTCAGAAAGATTTCCCCTCGTTTTTAGGAAGAGATAGAGCATTTCCATTTCCTTATCGTCGAGGTCGCATAACATGGGAATTTCAAAGTTGCCTTCTACCCTTGCTTTGCACGACGGACACTCCAGCGTTTTAATTATCAGTTTTGCACCGCATCCCGGGCACCTTGTGGGTAATTTAGCCATAGCTATTTTATACTCTTTATTTTCTTTTCTGCTTCTTCAGGTGTTATTTTACCAGCCTCAAGGTCTTTTATCACACTGTTAATTTTCTTTTTTACATTCCTTCGGGATTTTTTGAAAAGGGGCCTTAAAACAATAAGAAGTCCAAGGTAGATGAGAAGCCAGGGCCAGTCTCTGCCCCAATTTATGTATGGAAGCAGGCCCATATTCCCAAGCCATATGAAAAGTCCAAGGGCTACGAAGAAGATTCCTATTTTAA harbors:
- a CDS encoding DUF2089 domain-containing protein — protein: MAKLPTRCPGCGAKLIIKTLECPSCKARVEGNFEIPMLCDLDDKEMEMLYLFLKTRGNLSEVAKILKISYPTARQRFEEFLKKIGIEPAVSKDKISEILEQLERGEITPEEAEKRIRAMTRT